The genomic interval AGGGGGAGGAGAGTGTGGGCAGACTCAGAGAGTGAGTTGCACCGGTTGGGTCTGTGTGGAGATTTGTATTAGCAGGGTGGTTGTCGGTGCAGTTCGTCTCAGTCCCTCCTCTCCAGATGGTGGTGGGGTGATCTGGAGGAAGGAGAGCAGCTTCGAAACTGCGACATAGGTCACCATGGCTGCCAACTCTGGCTGAAGCCGGTTTTTGTCTCAACTGAAATTGGAAGGGGAGCAGCAGGGGACAGGTGTCTAGCCACAAGTCACATCTGCAGTGTTTGaatgtggaaggagaggggaggggtagagccCAGGGCCTCTGTTCCCTATGCTAActgccctgcctgcctcaaaAATGCCCCCTGAGAGACTTTGATCCCATCATCCTATGGGGAGATGAAGGACCGAAGGTCAGTCTTCTGTAATTGCTTCAGGCTGAGATTGCGTGTAGACCCTGCCTAGCCTGGGATCAAAAATCTCTCTCTGCCTGAGCTAAGGGCTGGAGCCCTATGTCCCCAGGATGTTGATGCATGACACTCTTGAAGCATCTTTTTTACGTGAAACTGTTGTAACCTGGAAGATACAAACTTAACGAAGAGATTAAAAAGGCATGGGCCAAAGACAAGCAGTAGCAAAATAGCAGGAGAGATTCACtgcacaagagcaattgtataaaGCTTATTTTACTCTGCTCTCAGCCTTCTCTCTGTTCCACCTATCAAATCCTCTTAACTTCCTCCTCCTGCAAATTCtgctgtccttctgtctctttccAATCAGCCCTAGATAttcagaaacagttttaaaaaggcagaggagatctcctgagcatggcttttaaggtctataatgaccgagAGGAACAGAAGGCAGGCAGAGCCCAAAGAGagcaggcaaaataccagctcttggcatacgcccttaaaggctccagtgcccctaaggggcttcataagactcctgtccccccaaaatctaaaccgcAAGGACTCTTGTCGGCTTGCGGTCCTCAACATTATAGGGTCAAGTAATGGTAAAAATCAGGTCACAGAGGGGACGACTGAGCTAACAGCGTTCCAGATGGAGGCAGCAGAGGGTTTTCCTGGGTAAAGGTACGAAGCATTCTGCCTGAGCACAGAATTactttaaatgtctttttaaaatttgtcttatCTGttgagttttggtttttttctgggtTGTCTTTTAAAGAGTAACTTTAAGACCCTAGGGGCCCACATGTGTAGTTGTTCTCCTTTTGTTTTCTGCAAAgacttaggattttttttttcaagatcagcagttttcaaccagtgtgccatacCAAGCCCTGCCTGCTGCTCCCATGGCAGTGAGATTGCACTGCCTACCACCCTGGATCCATCCACTGAGAGCAGCGATTTCCCACCGTGTGCTGCgggtttttaaaacatgcaatatgtGAGGTATAGTGcgtgttttaaaaactcttgcggcacacaggttgaaaatcgctgctctcaATGGATGGATCCAGGGTGGTATGCCATGTAATTTGACTGCATGTCAGTGGCTAGCAGGCTTGGTATGGTCGTTTCTATTTTGGTGTTAACTAGTCCTCTGGGAAGCCCTCTTTTTATGTCTTGAGAAGAACCCAGTCCCCTGTGGGATATGCTTGATTGATCGGGTGGAAGGACTTGGTTGCCACATTTTGGAGGGCCCGTCGTGCCTGTCCCAGGTTGGAAATATATTTGAGTTGCTCCTGGAATTCTGGGTAAAAGTATGTGTCAGAGGTTTAGCAGGGTCTTTCGTATAACATCGTGAAAGGACCTGGCTGAGTTTGATGTGGGAGCCCCTGTACCTTAAGAGGACTATGGGGAAGGGATGGAGCCATGTATTCTGGGTCTCTTGGCATAATTTTGCAAAGATTTTCTTTAAGTGATGATtagccttcttttattttttctgaagattgAGGTCTCCATGAGCTATGTAATCCTAGGGAGAAAGTAAACAATCTTGGAGGCAGCAGCTAAGgaatgaagtaaaaaatttttttttgcggGGGAAAGCTGTCTGTCTACACCCAGTGAAGGTGAAAACCGTAGCTGTTAAGGGCCCCATGTGTTCCGTTAAGACCAAGTAGGTGGCTtttgtgtcagtttttaaaaaaatcaacattacCTGCTACATCATGAGTCACCCAGCCTTTTTGGTAGTCACGAGATGTTTTTCATGTGGAGCCACCAGGAACCCTGGGCCCCTTCTGTCTTTCTCGCTTAGGGCCGTCATGGGTTCAGGAATCCCTTTCTCTCTTAGAGCCGAGGACAGTCCCTCTCCTAATGATCTGGCTAGTTGCAAAGAGGGCGAGACCCAGGTGGCTCTTTCCTGGGGAGAGGACACCAAGGTCTCAGGTTTTGGAGACCCTATTCTAGTGTACTGGCTCACCACACGCAAAGCAAGTCCCCTGAGGGGTTCCCGGCATTTCCCTTGGGTGACCTGGAGGCTGCAGGGTGCCAGCGATGGCGACAGCTACTCTTTGAGCCAGCAGTTGACCTGTCTGGGCTCATGCTAGGTCCTTTCATCCCTTTCGTtttggtctagagcagtggtagtcaacctggtccctactgcccactagtgggcgttccagctttcatgataggtggtagcagagcaaccaaagtataaataaaaagataaattgaactatagtaagttgttttataaagatttattctgccaaacttagcgaaaatccgacataaagtacttggtaagtaattattattatatgctttaactggctgtaactctgctttataaattttataaagtaaagttacttccctagttTATGAATCACCATTACCGtgaaaccggtgggtggttagaaaattttactactaacagagatacaaaagtgggcggtaggtataaaaaggttgactacccctgctctagataattGAAGACTCTGAAGGCCAAATCCAGTAACCGAGTCCTTGGGGTCCAAGGGCCAAATTTAAGTTTTTGTCACTTTTGCCTGATAATCTGGGCTGGATTGGCTAATAAAATGTTGACCTAATAATGCTTGTCCTTCAAGGGCACAGGGGTCTATATTGGTGTACTTGCTAATGGCCTCAATCAGTCTGCCCTAAAATAGagtaggatttttttatttttgtgtgtgtgtgtgtgtattacctcttttatgtttttataggTGACAAGCTGGATGATACACTTTTCATGTTGCTTATGCGGCAATCTGTCATACAGTGTGTGGTCTTTCCTCGCAAGGGCTGCCTGTCCCACCTGGGAGTTCCAGGCTGGACCTTGGGGAGCTGCAGTCGCCCTCACTGGGTGTCGGTCCAGTTGGGCTGCCACCATTCCCTCAGCCTATGCCTGAGCCGCTAACCAGATCCTGCGTTTTTTCTTAGGAGTACAGCAGGTGGATAGGCCAATATGAATGGCTCTCTAAGCCAGGTCAAAGATGTCAGAGCTTAAAACTCATCTGTAaaccaacctgggtcctctgaggaTCGACCCATCTTGGTTTTACCTTGGGCGAGGTCAGTCAGAGCTAATGGGACGCGACCCATTGTGGTTCTCGTTTTTCCATTTGTGACCTCGCTGAGAGATCACAGTTTGGTGGGGTCTGGATGGTACGACGTGCCCTCCTGGTGTGTCCTGCGGGGCTGGGTTTCACAATTTCCACGAGAGGTGGAGGGTGTAGAGGTGTATAAGAGGAGGCAAAGCCAGAAGTGTCATAGAAGGTGTTGAGGAGGAAGTATTCAGGGAGCCCTGAGAGGGTCCtgttctctgtccttctctccttttattgGGTGTGATGGGGGTGGTCCCAAGAGGGAAAGGGTTGTCTAGgacagtgttttctttcttttttcccctcttttccaggtgagaggaggagagatagacagactcccaaatgcaccccaacagggatccatccgcctatgctcacaactgaggtatttttagaCCTGAGgcggaggttccacagagccatcctcagtgcccggggccaatgcttttgaaccaatcaagccatggctgtgggaagagagagagagagagagagagagaggagagggaggggtggagaagcagatggtcacttatcctatgtgccatgactaggaatcaaacctgggacatccacacactgggccgatgctctaccactgagccaactggccaaggctagaACAGTGTTcttcaactgctggtctgtggactggCACTGGTTCACCAGAAGTGTCATGCCAGTCTGCAAAATAGTCAACCATCCAGGTGCTTTTTGAAGATTACAGACCTAATGATTACAGAGTAGTCTTCATAGAACTTCTAGGTGGTTAATTCTATCACAgattggcacaaaatttctggtggaacAGCACCAGTCCATGGACAAACACTGATCTAAGATGTCTAGGTTTTACCGAAGGGAACTGGTGGGGGTAGAATGAGCATAATAAATTTTGCAGGAAGACCTTTTTTTCTGGATCCTGATATAATTCCATAAAGATTGGACATAGGGaatttctgtccttttctttgggggggggtgtcaatTACAGAAACAGTCTAATTGCAGAATAGTATTGTAATTTAGTGTCTCACCCTCAGGCCAGGTTCCCCATTCCCCAATTTGTATAGTGGCCAAGCATTATCATACAGGAGAATGAgggggcttttgtttgttttaaacaacCTAACTTGAAGTCCTTTCAGTTGGTTAAGTTGTAGCCTAATGGTGATTCCTCAAGATTGGACACAGAGTTTCCTGTAATGCCTGGGGAATGAAGAGGGTGTGCACCAGTGAGACCCTGTCCTGAGGACAGACTTACCAACAGTCACAGCAGTGACCAGCTGCTTTGATGATGGACTTATTCCACTCAGGCAGGGGACTTTGAGGGTGCACTAAGGGTCCAAACCTATGAGGAAGGGCATCCCCCATACCACTAAGTCTGGCCAGCTTGTCCTGGGCATTCCTGGGAGTGACCAGTGTGATCCTAAATCCTACCTTGGGCCCAAGGCTCCCCACCTGGTGAGGATTTGTTGACCTGTCTGGCATAGGGAGAGGAGTGAGGAAGGAGGGCTCTGGAGGGGTTTGGTCCATGTTAACCTGAACTTTGCCCTGTCTTCCTTTGGGGCTGATAGAGGTTATGGCCAATTATTAAATCTGGGATGCCAAGGTGGGTGCCCCATGCGGAGGCTTCGCTCCAGTTACAAGCCCAATCATGGAGGTTGCCACCATGGTcagtaaggaaagaaaagatagtcCAGGAACTCAGGCAGTTAAGGATCAGTCTGGAGAGACTCCCCAGTGaccacagaataaaataatttactgtaAGAGTGACAGCTTACATTCAGACCAGGTTCTACTCAATCTCATTTGCTCCCCAAAAGGAAGGTGAGGGATATTCACGTAGTGGCAGGAAACAAGGTAAGAACAAGGACACGTGTCTCAGAGTAGTGAGGGAGCCATGTAAATTATAATGGAGGGGTCCTGGAATGTGTCCTTGAGATAACAAATGGACATTGAATGGACCTGTTCAGCCTTCAGGCTACATGGTGGTCCAACACAGCGATTTTCAATCCATGTGCTGCGGCACACCCATGTGCCACAAGATTGTtcaaacatgcaatacctggccTTAAATAGTCAATGTGCATGTTTGAACAACTCTTGCGGCACATGGGTGTGccatggcacaccagttgaaaatcgctggacTAGATCAAGGGTGTCCAGTCCCCAAAAGAACAGACAATTCCAAAAAGATTTGTGTTTGTAAAAGGCAGAGATAAAACAAAGCATGTCCACATGGACTGACTCACCAGTGGTTTCAAGTGGGCAGACAACTCACTCCTCTGAAGTTCAGGTCCACGTCTCCTCAGGGCAAAGGTGAGGGAAGGGGGCTTGAGAGAGGCCCAGGGGGAGACATACAGTCAGAGAAGAGCGAGAACAAGACACGGGTTTCTGGAGACAGGATCAGGGGTTAGCCTGGGACAGCTGCCGCTGCCTACTGCTCCCCTCGTTGCATGTCTCCCAGGCACCGCTGTGAGAGGAAGGTGTGGTTGGCTCACCAGAGCTGATGCCAGAGGGCCCCCAGGGAGGCTTCAACCCAGCGACAGTGTCCAGGTGCTCATCACCACGCAGGAAAAAATTCAAGGGCGAAACAGAGATTTCGTAAAGCATAGCGGGTTTAGTAAAGTGATAGTACACACTGAAGGGGGAGGAGAGTGCGGCAGACTCAGAGAGTGACGGGTCTGGGAGGAGATTTTTATTCATGGTAggcaaggggagggaggagggtggttcattttctttttttttggtatttttctgaagctggaaacggggagagacagtccgacagactcctgcatgcgtccaaccgggatccacccgacacgcccaccagggggcgatgctctgcccaccagggggcgatgctctgttgcgaccagagccactccagcgcctggggcagaggccaaggagccatccccagcgcccgggccatctttgctccaatggagcctcactgtgggcggggaagagagagagagaggaaggagagggggaggggtggagaagcagatgggcgcttctcctgtgtgccctggccgggaatcgaacccgggacctctgcacgccaggccgacactctaccactgagccaaccggccagggccggttcgTTTTCTTTGATGCTGTGCCCAGGTTAGTCGTCAGCACAGTTCATCACAGTCCCTCCTCTCTGGATGGTGGTGGGGTGATATGGAGGGGGGAGAGCAACTTTAAAACTGCTACATAGGTCACCATGGCTGCCAGCTCTGACTGAGGCTGGTTTTCATTGGTCTCAACTGTTTCTTACCCCAGAAAGTTGGGAGGGGAGCAGCGGGGGACAGGTGTCTAGTCAGAAGTCACAGCCGCAGTGTTTGaatgtggaaggagaggggaggggtagagccCGGGGCCTCTGTTCCCTATGCTCACTGTCCTGCCTCAGTAGCATGATTGCATGCTTGTTATTAGGACGTAGATACCTGGTACGCATCTCACTTCAGATAAACCCTGTAGTCGATGCAATCCATCCTACAAGCAAGCATGCCTTGAAGAAGGGCTCCCTTTTTGAATTTTGTCTTAGGGCCCTGAGCCTTGAGGTGCTTGCTGCACCCATTGCTCCCCTGTGCTGAGTagatggggagatggggaggggggaagggtaagAGAGGCCTCATGCGCCTGTCTGGCCACTGAGTGCCTGCTCTGAGCCCCTGAGAGAGTAGCCTGTGACCTGAGTTAGGCCTGCCCTCCTGTCCCTGCTCCTTCTCTGCCCACTTTGTGTCCATCTCTGTTGTGACCTTGTCACATCATGTTGTCGTGATGTTTAAGTTTCTGACTTACTCCTTGCTGAGTGGGTTCCTCCAGCTCAGGGAGTCCCAGTCACCTCTACACTGCTGAGGTCTAGGCCAGTGACCCAAGTAGACAGAGGTTAAATGTTGCTTATTAGTGAATGAAGCCACCTAATCTGTGGACTGCAGATGCGTCATCTATCAATGAAACTGTCTGACAAGAATACAAGGATCTCTGAGTGCCTTCCAGACCTCGCCTTCTGTGAGCTCGTGAACACCATGGTACCAAATATTAAGCAGCTGCTGTCTAACTTTTCCACAGACATCGGCCATTCAGACACTCCTGTACTTTTTGTCTTTTCAAACGTGAATAAAGGTAAGTAATtgtaaagagaagaaaataaaagtgaatgaaaagaaaaggttGTTTATAAAGCAGTGTCATACCTTTTATAACTTTCTCCCATAGTaacaaggatttttaaaagttagtgtTCTGTAAAACTTTAAATgttccttaaaaatatgtttgtacTGGGTGGTTCTTCAAGATTCTACTTGTCTGGTGTGGACTTGTCGCCCTGTGAAATGTTTGTTCTGTCTTCAGACTTCCAAATAAGTTAAATGCCAGGAAAACAGTACACATAATTCCTATGAATCTGTTTGTTTTCACTTAAAACTCTACATTTATGACTTAACAAGTGCTCCTATGTCAGTCCAGTGAGCAAGCGCTAGATTTTGAACCTCTGGCTTATATACCCTATCTACAAATTGAATTAGCCACATACAAAATAACGTTTCATGAGAAAGAATATTCAGTGCCTATAAacctccccttccttttctcactGCCCCTGCCCAGACACTTCATGTCCAGCCGGGCTCTAGGTCCACCGTTGACACTGATTAAAGTGACATCTCCACTGCACAGAAAGTAAAAGAAGTCTTCAGCAGAGAATTCTGTTCCAATGCGCAAGCATCAGGCGCTAAGATGCAAACACCACCTGTCTTAGTTGACCAACCACATGGTCTCTGTGAAAGTCTCAGCGAAGAGCAAGGGACGTAGTGTCTTCTGAGCAGCGGACAGTTTGGATCTGCTCCACGGTGCAGGCGTGCCTTCCTATCTGGACACCAGAGGTCAGCTTCCTGCCCTTCCCGCTTGTCAGGGAGACATCTTGAACCCCGCCGCGCCAAGGTTCTCGTGGATGGTGGCCCTGGGGTCCTCTAGGTTTAGAATCTGACTCTTGTACTTCTCCCTCCAGTCGTCCACAATGTACTGGTGATAGGGGTCCTGGGAGTGCTCTTGCCTCTTGGACTTCACCGTGCTCACCAGGATGGCCACGACGATGAAGGAGAACATGCCAATCATCACCATAAGGTACAGGATGACGTAGTAGAAGTTCTCGGCGTCAACCTTGGCTTGCAGGGCGTCTTGCTCTGCCGTTGTGTTCCTGCGCCAGTTGTCCATGTATGTGATGAAAATCTTTCTGAAGGCATCTTCCAGGGTCTGTGTCAAATTGGATAAAGGAGGCATATCTCCTTCCTGCTGCAGAGTAAAGAGTAAAAGTACATGAACATGTTTTTTTTAGAAGTGGCCCTTTCCACATTTGGCTACActgagggatggagggagggggtgtGTGAGGGGAAAGTCACGTGATTACTTCTTAACCTGGCTGGTGAACAGCTGagtgcttattttgtttttctttaaacttttcatATGCATTTCTTGCGTGCATGATATCTGACAAAAGTTTAATGGaagaataaaactatatataatgtAGGGAGGAACTCACTATAGAGATGCACTATggctcccacagcagaggcttcTGGGAAGTGGTGTGCTCTCTGTAAtttctccctctgactctgtagCCTCATGCTGGGCTGACTGCTCAGTAAGCTGGAAGCTGGGATGCTGCCCTCAAAGAAAAACATTGTGTCTCAGGAGGAGGGTTAATGAATGTATAGAGTGTAGCCACTGCCGGATGTTGTCTTTTAACTTAGGATTGTTCTTTCTAGTGGTGTATGTGGCCACCCATCATGTGGTTGTGCTATTAACACCCTATGAAAAGGGGACCCTGTTCTGGGATGGGTGTGGATTTCATCCTGCCTGCCACCACGGGAGCAGCTGCTGTGCTCACGCAAGGAAGTGAATCCAGTTAAAGCGCTTATGAGTTTGGATAAGGCTACGTGCCAGTTCTTTGGAATCGAACCTGAATATAGACGTTTAGGGCTTTCCCCCAACACATAGTATGACCccaatttatatatatgtataaactgtatacacacacacacacacacacacacgcatgtgaAAATGGTGAAAAGATGGCAAATAAATCGTTCAAAATATTAGTGGtggtatacttaaaattttttaatttttgtacttttctcaTGTTTCACATTTTCATCAGTATTCTTGCattactttgttttaaaagagATGAGTAACCTCACAGTAGTTAGTATAATACCTTGTTCATAACAGGCATTCAACAGACGTCTGTTGACTAAAGTGATGGCTCATGTATGTTCTGTGCTTTTAGGGAATTAGTAGGGTTGAAGTTTTCAAAGGGAAATTGATGGCCTTCAGAATTTGTGTCATATCCTATGTCTAGGCAGTGCTTTTTCCGAGTATACCAAAGAGATGGCTGTGGGCATCCACATTTGAAAGAAGCATTTTAGGTGAGTGATACAGAGAAGCACCTGAGAGATGGTTCATGTCTCTCCCACCagctctcctctgtgccctcacTGTCACTGCCCAGCCTCTGTGTGCCGCTCACCAGATGACGCCGTGTCACCCGCAATGCAATGCAGTGCCTCTCAGACCATCTCCTTGGGGTCACTCCTGCCCCCTCTCTGCCCTGCACAGCACTCCATGTGGGTCTtgaaatttcaaaaggaaaatgaaaccaTCTCATtgccttgatttttaaaataatctcagaTAAAATCCTAATTCCTTTGGGCTTACCTGGCCCGGCTGGCACTGGCCCCTGCCCACCTCACTGGACACTCCACCTTCCTGACCATCTGTCTGGTCACACGGGCGTTTCTACCCTCCAAGTCAGTAAACGTTCTCCTGCTGCATGAAGTAGGCATGTTCTGGTCCCTCAGCCTATAATACGTGTGTCCTCCTctttcccctgcccccacctttcAGTCCCAGCTCAGTTGTCCCTACAGAAACCCCTGCCCTGCTCTCCATCGTTCCCCACCATCACCACTTTTCTCTATCCGTATCTCATCATTTCTGTTCCAAGCACTCTTTGTAACATGTGGTAATTATGAGTATATAtcgctggtgtgtgtgtgtgagattatTGGTTTATGGTCTCCTCTTTCCCACTCAACTGTCATCTCCAAGAGGGCAGGGCTCACATCACTGTTGGTCTAGCGAATGCCCAGCATGGAGCCTGATACACAGTAGCACACGATGGATGTTTGATGACTGAGTtaacgtgccaggcactgtgacgTGGGCAATGCGGAGATGATGAGCATGAGGATTCTGTGTGGAAGCTCAGTGTAGCAGCAGAGGTGCGTGCAAACGACAGTACAAGGTGCAGAGAGTAGTTGCAACAGATAGGAACAACGTGATCGGGAGCGCCGAGAACAGAGCCAGAGCCGAACATGGCTCGTGGATGTGGCAAGCAGGTGTGAACAGAGCTGGAGGAATGGAGGCAGGAAGGACCCTGTGATGAGCAGGGACCTGCAGATCCTCCAAGTTGATAAAAGCCCAAACAACCGAACAGTGGGTTTGACTATGCCCTCTGAGAGcagtgtctcctctctctaacgTGTATCTGTCCTTCCCTCAGGTGGAAAGGAGTGTTTCAgatctcccccctgcccccagggaggGGCTCAGATAAACTTCCTGGACTTCCCCCTATAGAACACGCCTTCCCAACATTTCCCTCATTGAGAATTAATGTAACTAAGATACTATGTTTCTCAACCTAATGTTTTAAGTTCTGTTATTCAAAGAGCTCTCAGATCCTTCTCCCTCCCACCACACAAAGTCTAGTGGTTTGAAAGGAAACTTAACAAATAGATAAGATTGCCCTAAAGTACACACCAAGCACACTTCCTTAGCAATACAGCAGAGATGtgctttttccttaaaataatagTTCACTGTGAAAAAGTATAGCTAGGCTGGTTTTCATTCGACTCAAGACTTCACCACTGACCCCTTAACCCTTGAAGAGACAAGACCTATACTCATTTGGGGGGAGTTCACGTTAGTTTAATCGCTCAGAAGACAATGGCCCCTGCCCTCTGTGCTAAGTCAGGTTTGTCTCATagaggagagagggcaggaaCAGGTCACCTCCCTCGGTTTCTTCTAGCCCTCCCCCACAACTTCATCCAATAACGAAAACCGTCATTTTGGCAGCTTGTATATTCCCCCTGCTGCACCTCTGCAgagaattctgtttctttttgtgaaGCCAAATTGAAAAATGGGTAGAGCAAAGCCCTAGCACTGTATCTCAGTTGCTTAAGCatcgtcccgatacaccaaggttgtgggttccatccccagtcggagcacatacaagaatcaaccaatgatgca from Saccopteryx leptura isolate mSacLep1 chromosome 2, mSacLep1_pri_phased_curated, whole genome shotgun sequence carries:
- the KCNE2 gene encoding potassium voltage-gated channel subfamily E member 2, giving the protein MPPLSNLTQTLEDAFRKIFITYMDNWRRNTTAEQDALQAKVDAENFYYVILYLMVMIGMFSFIVVAILVSTVKSKRQEHSQDPYHQYIVDDWREKYKSQILNLEDPRATIHENLGAAGFKMSP